A portion of the Pseudomonas protegens CHA0 genome contains these proteins:
- a CDS encoding AraC family transcriptional regulator: protein MRESDSVAVYFVRVMTHALRQQPARLAAVLREAGIDPALLDQPRARVPGSAFAALWLIQIRELQDEFFQLDSRGMPPGAFALICRGLIQEPNLEKALRQCLNNFGLFLRDVGASLSLRGKRAVISLDSRCADPLRSHYAEETLLVLVISLLCWLGGRRIPIDRADFRHSRLSLSDDALLWGSNLSWNAGRTEIEFASRFLRLPVVQDLASLKVFLRSAPQWLVIRFRNQHGLTTQVHQRLRGSHYSQWPTLEAFAREVQMSASTLRRRLEREGGSYQEIKDEVRRGVAVELLRRSAASISEIAELTGFQEPSAFHRAFKKWTGESPGRYRARFQPAPA, encoded by the coding sequence ATGCGTGAATCGGATTCGGTCGCGGTCTACTTTGTCCGGGTGATGACCCACGCCCTGCGCCAGCAGCCGGCGCGGCTGGCGGCCGTGCTGCGCGAGGCCGGCATCGACCCGGCGTTGCTCGACCAGCCCCGGGCACGGGTGCCCGGCAGTGCCTTTGCCGCGCTGTGGCTGATCCAGATCCGCGAGTTGCAGGACGAATTCTTCCAGCTCGACTCCCGGGGCATGCCGCCGGGGGCCTTTGCCCTGATCTGCCGCGGGCTGATCCAGGAGCCCAACCTGGAAAAAGCCCTGCGCCAGTGCCTGAACAACTTCGGCCTGTTCCTGCGGGACGTCGGTGCCAGCCTCAGCCTGCGGGGCAAGCGTGCGGTGATCAGCCTCGACAGCCGCTGCGCCGACCCGCTGCGCAGCCACTACGCCGAGGAAACCCTGCTGGTGCTGGTTATCAGCCTGTTGTGCTGGCTCGGCGGGCGACGGATTCCCATCGACCGCGCCGATTTTCGTCATTCACGCCTGAGCCTCAGCGACGATGCGCTGCTGTGGGGCAGCAACCTGAGCTGGAACGCCGGGCGCACCGAGATCGAATTCGCCAGCCGCTTCCTGCGCCTGCCGGTGGTCCAGGACCTGGCCTCGCTCAAGGTGTTCCTGCGCAGCGCACCGCAGTGGCTGGTGATCCGCTTTCGCAACCAGCACGGGCTGACCACCCAGGTGCACCAGCGCCTGCGGGGCAGCCACTACAGCCAGTGGCCGACCCTGGAAGCCTTCGCCCGCGAAGTGCAGATGAGCGCCAGCACCCTGCGCCGGCGCCTGGAGCGCGAGGGCGGCTCGTACCAGGAGATCAAGGACGAAGTACGCCGCGGTGTCGCCGTCGAGCTGCTACGCCGCTCGGCGGCCAGCATCAGCGAGATTGCCGAACTCACCGGCTTCCAGGAGCCCAGCGCCTTCCACCGCGCGTTCAAGAAATGGACCGGCGAAAGCCCCGGGCGCTACCGCGCCCGTTTCCAGCCAGCCCCCGCCTGA
- a CDS encoding sigma-54-dependent Fis family transcriptional regulator, whose amino-acid sequence MLSAHSKAHVDCVSRVLKNADHLPQAPVPSLILDSWRRSMEQHQLDPGSLQGPRILSENVLKECRERSELFLRIASEEVARLHGRVRDADYCVLLTDAQGQTIDYRVESTLRNDCRKAGLYLGTCWSEGEEGTCGVAAVLTARTPITVHKRDHFRAAFIGLTCSAAPVFDPQGELLGVLDVSAVRSPDDRRSQHLIRQMVVQSAREIEQAFFMNSAQGYWVLRAHASPGYVDSQPDYLLAWDDDGCLRALNPAARHYLLRRYGRLPQHIAQVFDPQLLQRARDEALCPLSDNLHGRLQAPRRPAQRPRLSLAGEPLDPRVEQSLRLAVRVKDRHLPVLIQGETGSGKEVFARQLHQASQRRDRPFVAVNCAAIPESLIESELFGYVAGAFTGASNKGMQGLLQQADGGTLFLDEIGDMPLALQTRLLRVLAEGEVAPLGASRRQSVDIQVICATHRDLEALVAEGGFREDLYFRLGGARFQLPPLRERSDRLALITRIVEEESKRCGAPVQLGNAALECLLGYRWPGNVRQLRHVLRYACAVCEGPLIQLHDLPEQLRGAEAEGALPALETATSPERQALLDALVRHRWKPVAAAKALGISRATLYRRVQQHGIQMPGRSPA is encoded by the coding sequence GGAGCAGCACCAACTGGACCCCGGCTCGCTGCAGGGGCCGCGCATCCTGTCCGAAAACGTGCTCAAGGAATGCCGCGAGCGTTCCGAGCTGTTCCTGCGCATCGCCAGCGAAGAAGTGGCCCGCCTGCATGGCCGGGTGCGCGACGCCGACTACTGCGTGCTGCTCACCGACGCCCAGGGCCAGACCATCGACTACCGGGTGGAATCCACCCTGCGCAACGACTGCCGCAAGGCCGGGCTGTACCTGGGCACCTGCTGGTCGGAGGGTGAAGAAGGCACCTGCGGCGTGGCGGCGGTGCTCACCGCGCGCACGCCGATCACCGTGCACAAGCGCGACCATTTTCGCGCCGCGTTCATCGGCCTGACCTGTTCCGCCGCCCCGGTGTTCGACCCCCAGGGCGAGTTGCTGGGGGTGCTGGATGTGTCGGCGGTGCGTTCCCCGGACGACCGCCGTTCCCAGCACCTGATCCGGCAGATGGTGGTGCAGAGCGCGCGGGAGATCGAACAGGCATTCTTCATGAACAGCGCCCAGGGCTACTGGGTGCTGCGGGCCCATGCCAGCCCCGGCTATGTCGACAGCCAGCCGGATTACCTGCTGGCCTGGGACGACGACGGTTGCCTGCGCGCGCTCAACCCGGCGGCGCGCCATTACCTGCTGCGCCGCTATGGCCGCTTGCCGCAGCACATCGCCCAGGTGTTCGACCCGCAGCTGTTGCAGCGCGCCCGCGACGAAGCCCTGTGCCCCCTTTCCGATAACCTCCACGGCCGCCTGCAAGCGCCAAGGCGCCCGGCACAGCGCCCGCGCCTGAGCCTGGCCGGAGAACCGCTGGACCCGCGGGTGGAACAGAGCCTGCGCCTGGCGGTGCGGGTCAAGGACCGCCACCTGCCGGTGCTGATCCAGGGCGAGACCGGTTCCGGCAAGGAAGTCTTCGCCCGCCAGCTGCACCAGGCCAGCCAGCGTCGGGACCGGCCCTTTGTCGCGGTGAACTGCGCGGCGATCCCGGAAAGCCTGATCGAGAGCGAGCTGTTCGGTTACGTCGCCGGGGCCTTTACCGGGGCCTCGAACAAAGGCATGCAGGGGCTGCTGCAACAGGCCGATGGCGGCACCCTGTTCCTCGATGAGATTGGCGACATGCCCCTGGCCTTGCAGACCCGCTTGCTGCGGGTGCTGGCCGAGGGTGAAGTGGCACCACTGGGGGCCTCACGGCGCCAGTCAGTGGATATTCAGGTGATCTGCGCCACCCACCGCGACCTGGAAGCGCTGGTGGCTGAAGGCGGCTTTCGCGAGGACCTGTATTTTCGCCTCGGCGGCGCGCGTTTTCAGTTGCCGCCGCTGCGCGAGCGCAGCGACCGGCTGGCGCTGATCACCCGGATTGTCGAAGAGGAATCCAAGCGCTGCGGTGCGCCGGTGCAACTGGGCAATGCGGCGCTGGAATGCCTGCTGGGCTACCGCTGGCCGGGCAACGTGCGGCAATTGCGCCATGTGCTGCGCTATGCCTGCGCGGTGTGCGAAGGGCCGCTGATCCAACTGCATGACTTGCCCGAACAACTGCGCGGCGCCGAGGCCGAAGGCGCCCTGCCCGCCCTGGAAACCGCCACCAGCCCCGAGCGCCAGGCCCTGCTGGACGCCCTGGTGCGCCACCGCTGGAAACCCGTGGCGGCAGCCAAGGCCCTGGGCATTTCCCGCGCCACCCTGTACCGCCGCGTGCAGCAGCACGGCATCCAGATGCCCGGCCGCAGCCCGGCCTAA